Proteins co-encoded in one Erinaceus europaeus chromosome X, mEriEur2.1, whole genome shotgun sequence genomic window:
- the LOC132535742 gene encoding testis-expressed protein 13D-like: MAMDFGDPGIGFHHREVVEFINEEVRCNGGGPDFYVAFRSRPWNEVEDRLLTVVANPQVPRALKRACTWSALALSVRVGAREREQQTCWLRQLQKQVEEREGAAWALASELQRLREEREDMASQLRGARDHLQQALSERELLRGQLIQAERWAQTHQAPWEAVPRPPGGQLGPETWAMGAGEHNTALDPEVQCGQDGNAQVGANATGMFYVPGPPNPWVQVVQPPPPVLLPTPCPVGPPVAPMAFPCHPPPPEAAGGAAYPPQMPLGVAGLPTEWPAATQEHMAPQWNQRNQGQRECSVRPHVMHPSEQNWNPGDSGEQDLQGQRSTVPTGKTTFEPLQEEKLAPDLRRRG; this comes from the coding sequence ATGGCCATGGACTTTGGGGATCCAGGAATCGGTTTCCACCACAGGGAGGTGGTGGAGTTCATCAACGAAGAGGTGCGTTGCAATGGCGGCGGCCCGGATTTCTATGTGGCCTTCCGCTCGCGGCCCTGGAACGAGGTGGAGGACCGGCTGCTGACCGTGGTGGCCAACCCGCAGGTGCCGCGCGCCCTCAAGCGGGCCTGCACCTGGAGCGCGCTGGCCCTCAGTGTCCGCGTGGGCGCCCGCGAGCGCGAGCAGCAGACCTGCTGGCTCCGGCAGCTCCAGAAGCAGGTGGAGGAGCGCGAGGGTGCCGCCTGGGCCCTGGCCTCCGAGCTACAGCGCCTGCGCGAGGAGCGCGAGGACATGGCGTCGCAGTTGCGCGGTGCCCGCGACCACCTGCAGCAGGCCCTGAGCGAGCGCGAGCTGCTGCGCGGGCAGCTCATCCAGGCCGAGAGATGGGCCCAGACCCACCAGGCGCCCTGGGAGGCCGTGCCCAGGCCACCGGGGGGGCAGCTCGGGCCGGAGACGTGGGCCATGGGTGCTGGGGAGCACAATACGGCACTAGACCCAGAGGTGCAGTGCGGGCAGGATGGCAACGCCCAAGTGGGCGCTAATGCCACTGGTATGTTTTATGTGCCAGGGCCCCCAAATCCCTGGGTCCAGGTTGTTCAGCCCCCACCGCCGGTGCTGCTCCCCACACCATGCCCAGTGGGCCCCCCGGTGGCACCAATGGCCTTCCCGTGCCACCCTCCACCACCAGAAGCAGCGGGGGGCGCAGCATACCCACCCCAGATGCCACTGGGGGTGGCCGGTCTACCTACAGAGTGGCCTGCAGCTACCCAAGAGCATATGGCTCCGCAGTGGAACCAAAGGAACCAAGGCCAAAGGGAATGTTCTGTGAGACCCCACGTTATGCATCCCTCTGAACAAAACTGGAACCCAGGAGACTCGGGAGAGCAAGACCTTCAGGGGCAGAGGTCCACAGTACCAACAGGTAAGACAACGTTTGaacccctgcaggaggaaaagcttgcCCCAGACCTGCGGAGGAGAGGCTAG